The Micromonospora sp. WMMD961 genome has a segment encoding these proteins:
- a CDS encoding glycosyltransferase, whose amino-acid sequence MTGETGTARRPQPTVEAARLPRQRDSTSTSQVRVLVAVGTDKHRFDRLVDWLAQWHAQATDPVALTVQHGHTAVPPLPGAVPFLGHDALQQAMADADLVVCHGGPATILEARRHGHLPIVVPRNPAHGEHVDDHQLLFARRLGAAGLVVLCETREALHDALTAGLADPTRYAVATDPEAHEARRAAVARVGQIVDDLVAGSTPRRSRWRARSRPRPGTKETSR is encoded by the coding sequence GTGACCGGCGAGACGGGCACCGCCCGGCGTCCGCAGCCGACCGTCGAGGCGGCCCGCCTTCCCCGTCAGCGCGACAGCACGTCGACGTCCCAGGTCCGGGTGTTGGTAGCGGTCGGCACCGACAAGCATCGCTTCGACCGGCTCGTCGACTGGCTGGCGCAGTGGCACGCGCAGGCCACCGACCCGGTCGCGCTGACGGTGCAACACGGGCACACCGCCGTGCCACCGCTGCCCGGCGCGGTGCCGTTCCTCGGTCACGACGCGCTTCAGCAGGCGATGGCCGACGCCGACCTGGTGGTCTGCCACGGCGGCCCGGCGACCATCCTGGAGGCCCGCCGGCACGGCCACCTGCCCATCGTGGTGCCCCGCAACCCGGCGCACGGTGAGCACGTCGACGACCACCAGCTCCTCTTCGCCCGCCGTCTCGGCGCCGCCGGGTTGGTGGTGCTCTGCGAGACCCGGGAGGCGCTGCACGACGCGTTGACCGCCGGGCTGGCCGACCCGACCCGCTACGCGGTGGCCACCGACCCGGAGGCGCACGAGGCACGACGGGCGGCGGTGGCCCGGGTCGGGCAGATCGTCGACGACCTGGTTGCCGGCTCGACCCCGCGCCGGTCCCGGTGGCGGGCCCGGTCCCGCCCGCGTCCGGGCACGAAGGAGACCTCCCGATGA
- a CDS encoding glycosyltransferase family 2 protein, translating to MTPQPSVSVVVPTRDRPELLRAAVRAILGQEYPGPIEVVVVFDQSAPDESLTDLGSGPDRAVRVIRNVRTQGLAGARNSGTLAAQGELVAFCDDDDEWLPGKLAAQVDALAANPASEFVCCGIRVSYDGSTVDRVLDKERITLDDLLRDRMTELHPSTFLIRATALRDGFGLVDEEIPGSYAEDYEFLLRAARSAPLINLRTPSVLVRWHKRSYFAQRWDTISEALQWLLRRYPEFASQPAGAARVAGQIAFAQAASGDRRGAVRWARRTLRSNPREPRAYLALAVAGRVVRADAVLRTLHKRGRGI from the coding sequence ATGACCCCGCAGCCAAGCGTCAGCGTCGTGGTGCCCACCCGGGACCGTCCCGAGCTGCTGCGCGCAGCGGTGCGCGCGATCCTGGGCCAGGAGTACCCGGGCCCGATCGAGGTCGTGGTGGTGTTCGACCAGTCCGCGCCGGACGAGTCGCTGACCGACCTGGGGAGCGGCCCGGACCGCGCGGTGCGGGTGATCCGCAACGTCCGTACCCAGGGGTTGGCCGGCGCGCGCAACAGCGGCACCCTGGCGGCGCAGGGCGAGCTGGTCGCGTTCTGCGACGACGACGACGAGTGGCTGCCCGGCAAGCTGGCCGCCCAGGTCGACGCGCTGGCCGCCAACCCCGCGTCCGAGTTCGTCTGTTGCGGCATCCGGGTCAGCTACGACGGCAGCACCGTCGACCGGGTGCTCGACAAGGAGCGGATCACCCTGGACGACCTGCTGCGCGACCGGATGACGGAGCTGCACCCGTCGACCTTCCTGATCCGCGCCACCGCGCTGCGCGACGGGTTCGGTCTGGTCGACGAGGAGATCCCCGGCAGCTACGCGGAGGACTACGAGTTCCTGCTCCGGGCCGCCCGCAGCGCTCCGTTGATCAACCTGCGGACGCCGTCGGTGCTGGTCCGCTGGCACAAACGCTCCTACTTCGCGCAGCGCTGGGACACCATCTCCGAGGCCCTGCAGTGGCTGCTGCGGCGCTACCCGGAGTTCGCCAGCCAACCGGCCGGTGCGGCCCGCGTCGCCGGGCAGATCGCGTTCGCCCAGGCCGCCTCGGGCGACCGGCGGGGCGCGGTGCGCTGGGCGCGACGCACCCTGCGGAGCAATCCCCGCGAGCCGCGCGCCTACCTGGCCCTCGCCGTCGCCGGTCGGGTGGTCCGCGCCGACGCGGTGCTGCGCACCCTGCACAAGCGCGGCCGGGGGATCTGA
- the aroC gene encoding chorismate synthase, giving the protein MLRWLTAGESHGPALVAMLEGVPAGIEVTTTVIADELARRRLGYGRGARMSFERDEVELLGGLRHGVTLGSPVAIRVGNSEWPKWQTVMAADPVDPDELARQARNAPLTRPRPGHADLAGMQKYGHTDARPILERASARETAARVAVGTVAKALIRQALGIEIVSHVVELGPVAVKPGLRPVPSDAARIDADPLRCLDPEASALMVAEVDAAKKAADTLGGVVEVLAYGVPPGLGSHVQWDRKLDARLATALMSIQAIKGVEIGDGWQQARSRGSEAHDEIIPSATGVRRVTDRAGGLEGGITTGEPLRVRAAMKPISSLNRALSTVDVTTGEPATAINQRSDVCAVPAAAVVAEAMVALVLAEAATEKFGGDSIAEIRRNLAGYLDALVIR; this is encoded by the coding sequence GTGTTGCGCTGGCTGACTGCAGGTGAATCGCACGGTCCCGCCCTCGTCGCGATGTTGGAGGGGGTGCCGGCCGGCATCGAGGTGACCACCACCGTGATCGCCGACGAACTGGCCCGTCGGCGGCTGGGCTACGGCCGCGGCGCCCGGATGTCGTTCGAACGCGACGAGGTCGAGCTGCTCGGCGGCCTGCGGCACGGCGTCACCCTGGGCAGCCCGGTGGCCATCCGGGTCGGCAACTCCGAGTGGCCGAAGTGGCAGACCGTGATGGCCGCCGACCCGGTCGACCCCGACGAGTTGGCCCGGCAGGCCCGCAACGCCCCACTGACCCGTCCCCGGCCAGGCCACGCCGACCTGGCCGGCATGCAGAAGTACGGCCACACCGACGCCCGGCCGATCCTGGAACGCGCCAGCGCCCGTGAGACCGCCGCCCGGGTCGCCGTCGGCACCGTCGCCAAGGCACTGATCCGTCAGGCGCTCGGCATCGAGATCGTCTCGCACGTCGTCGAGCTGGGCCCGGTGGCCGTGAAGCCCGGGCTGCGCCCCGTGCCGTCCGACGCCGCCCGCATCGACGCCGACCCGCTGCGCTGCCTCGACCCGGAGGCCAGCGCACTGATGGTCGCCGAGGTCGACGCCGCGAAGAAGGCCGCCGACACCCTCGGCGGCGTGGTCGAGGTGTTGGCGTACGGGGTGCCGCCGGGGTTGGGTAGCCACGTGCAGTGGGACCGCAAGCTCGACGCCCGACTGGCCACGGCGCTGATGTCGATCCAGGCGATCAAGGGCGTGGAGATCGGCGACGGCTGGCAGCAGGCCCGGTCCCGTGGCTCGGAGGCGCACGACGAGATCATTCCGTCGGCCACCGGCGTCCGCCGGGTCACCGACCGGGCGGGTGGCCTGGAGGGTGGCATCACCACCGGCGAGCCCCTGCGGGTCCGCGCCGCGATGAAGCCGATCTCCTCGCTGAACCGCGCCCTCTCCACCGTGGACGTCACCACCGGTGAGCCGGCCACCGCGATCAACCAGCGCTCCGACGTCTGTGCGGTGCCGGCCGCGGCGGTCGTCGCCGAGGCGATGGTGGCGCTGGTGCTCGCCGAGGCGGCCACCGAGAAGTTCGGCGGCGACTCGATCGCCGAGATCCGCCGCAACCTGGCCGGTTACCTCGACGCGCTGGTCATCCGCTGA
- a CDS encoding shikimate kinase, translating to MAPVVVLVGAPGCGKTTVGRALADTLSVEFRDTDIDIEQMAGKPIPEIFIDEGEEHFRKLERAAVAAALAGGTGVLALGGGAVLAEETRAALVGHRVVHLSVELPDAVKRVGLGAGRPLLAINPRATLKHLLDQRRPLYAEVATETVTTDGRTPAAVVAEIAALLPR from the coding sequence ATGGCACCGGTCGTCGTGCTGGTCGGAGCACCCGGCTGCGGCAAGACCACCGTCGGGCGGGCGCTCGCCGACACCCTCTCGGTGGAGTTCCGCGACACGGACATCGACATCGAGCAGATGGCCGGCAAGCCGATCCCGGAGATCTTCATCGACGAGGGAGAGGAGCACTTCCGCAAGCTGGAACGGGCCGCGGTGGCCGCGGCGCTGGCCGGCGGCACGGGCGTGCTCGCCCTCGGCGGGGGCGCGGTGTTGGCCGAGGAGACCCGGGCCGCCCTGGTCGGGCACCGGGTGGTGCACCTCTCGGTCGAGCTGCCCGACGCGGTGAAGCGGGTCGGGCTCGGCGCCGGCCGTCCGCTGCTGGCGATCAACCCGCGGGCCACCCTCAAGCACCTGCTGGACCAGCGTCGGCCGCTCTACGCCGAGGTAGCCACCGAGACGGTGACCACCGACGGCCGGACCCCGGCAGCGGTCGTCGCCGAGATCGCCGCGCTGCTGCCCCGCTGA
- a CDS encoding alpha/beta hydrolase — translation MATFVLVPGFWLGAWAWREVTATLRAQGHEVHPMTLTGLAERDHLAGPEVGLETHTADIVRLIEVEDLRDVLLVGHSGGGMPVAQAADRIPDRIARVVYVESGPLPDGTAQFDTVPPEEQERLRAAIGDGDLLPPPAWDPTADPTNLAGLDEPTLALLRARATPQPLRAATDPVRRTGGRPVPTALVASTFPLAVVRQMIDEGHPFFTGLAGGPLFELPTGHWPMLSEPKALADILDAAARG, via the coding sequence ATGGCGACGTTCGTGCTGGTTCCGGGGTTCTGGTTGGGCGCCTGGGCGTGGCGGGAGGTGACCGCGACGTTGCGGGCGCAGGGGCACGAGGTCCACCCGATGACCCTGACCGGGTTGGCCGAGCGGGACCACCTCGCCGGGCCGGAGGTCGGCCTGGAGACGCACACCGCGGACATCGTCCGGCTGATCGAGGTCGAGGATCTGCGCGACGTGCTGCTGGTCGGGCACTCCGGTGGTGGCATGCCGGTCGCCCAGGCGGCCGACCGCATCCCGGACCGGATCGCCCGGGTGGTCTACGTGGAGAGCGGGCCGCTGCCGGACGGCACCGCGCAGTTCGACACGGTGCCGCCGGAGGAGCAGGAACGGCTCCGGGCCGCGATCGGCGACGGTGACCTGCTGCCGCCGCCGGCCTGGGACCCGACCGCCGACCCGACCAACCTGGCCGGTCTGGACGAGCCAACGCTGGCTCTGCTGCGCGCCCGGGCCACCCCGCAGCCGCTGCGCGCGGCCACCGACCCGGTCCGCCGCACCGGCGGTCGTCCGGTGCCGACCGCGCTGGTCGCCAGCACGTTCCCGCTCGCCGTGGTCCGCCAGATGATCGACGAGGGGCACCCGTTCTTCACCGGCCTGGCCGGCGGCCCGTTGTTCGAGTTGCCGACCGGGCACTGGCCGATGCTCAGCGAGCCGAAGGCTCTCGCCGACATCCTCGACGCGGCCGCCCGGGGCTGA